CTTGGACAACAGGTGCAGGGCCGCGGTAAAGCGGAAGCATGGAGGGATGGATGTTCAGTGCCTGGCCCGCCACGGAATCCAAAAGGCCCTGCTTGAGGATGGCGCCATATCCTACAACCAGGATAAAACCGGCTTTGTTTTCTTCTACAATAGCCACCTGCTCATCCGTGGTGAGTTTGGTGTCTGTCACAATTGCGGCTGGCATGTACTTGTTTTGCTCAAGGACACGGAGCGCAATAGGTCCAATGGGAGGTGAGCCAAAAAAGACAAACGGGATGTCGTTTTTAGGTGTCATCATGCCTGTGGGTATGGAGGTGGTTCGCGGAAAACCCGCTTGTCCGGGTTTACGTAATCAGTGAAGAGCACGCCCTTAAGGTGGTCTATTTCGTGTTGAATAACCCGCGCAAAAAGGTGGTCGGCGGTAATTTCCTTTTGTTTGCCTTCCAGGTCGGTAAACTTGACCGTGACCTTGCGTGGCCGCTTCACATTGCCATAGACGCCAGGGATGGAGAGGCAGCCCTCTTCAATCACACTCTTGAGTGTGCTCCGCCAGAGTATCTGGGGGTTGATCATGGCGGTAAAAGGAATGCCGTCTGCTGGCTCTTCATCGTCCACGTATTCTGCAATGAACATGTTGATGCTGCGTCCCACCTGCGGTGCTGCCAGGCCGATGCCGTGGGCATTGTGCATGGTTTCGCGCATGGAAAAAGCGAGCTCACGGAGCTCAGGAGTTACTTCGGGGATGATTTCTGCCGATGTCCGGAGGATTTCCTGCGGTTCGACGTAGACGGGAAGAATCATGGAATGGGGAAGATATTCGAGGGTATCCTACCAGAAAATGACTATATTGCGTACCAAGGCCCGCGTTCCACTTTCCATGGCCGGGGCAGAGCGGCCAGTTCCTTGCGCAAGGCTAGTGGAAGCCGGGTGCCTTGAGGGGCGGTAAGCGTGATGATTAAGAGGGGCTTGCCTCTGCGTGAGGTTTGCCGGGGGTAGCTAATTTCCCATAAGCCACTCTTTGCTTTCTGCAGGGTTTCCATGAGCTCCGGAGGCGTTGGGTCGGCTTCTGCATCGTGTGGCACTGCGCAGACAACTTGCTCGACAAAGGGAGGGAGTCCCGCCTTGCGTGCATCTTCTATTGTGCGCACGCAGTACTCCGCAAAGGTGTTGTTGGCAACGGCTTGGACAAGCGGATGTCCAGGCTCTCGGGTTTGGATCAGCAGGGGTGCCCCTGTTTGCATGAGGCGGCCGACATCTCCCCAGCCATGGGCCTGATCTGCCAGGCTTACCTGGTGCAGGAGGGGGTCAATACTAATAATGGCCGCTAGGCCTACTGGATGGGGAAGCGAAGTGAGCATGGCGCGCGTCCCTAGGTGGATGGTGGGCGGGAGCGACGGCAGGCCAAGGGCACCAACGAGCTGGCGGGTCAGGGTTTCAATCCCCGGTATAACCGAGCGAGTACCGTCTTCCTCCGTTTTAAAACGGTCGTGGGCGTTGTAGAGGAGGAGCGAATGCTGGTTTTTGGCGAGAGCGTCGGAAATGTACCCAATAAGCCGCTCATTAATGATGCGGTCATGACCAAGGTCGGTAATTTCTGCGGATGGGGCAGTGCTTGTTGTGCTGCTGGCAGATGGCCAGAAAAGTTGTGCGGCGGGCAGGGGTAGGTTGGAGCGAAACGTCTCCTCGGCGTGACTTGCTTCCGCTAAGACATGGGCAGCATCAGTCAGGTTAAGGTAGGGTGTTTGGCCGGTATGGTACGAAATATCCTCAGGTTCAACCACTGTTATGTGGCGTAGGTTGACCCAGGGGGCAAAAAGAACCCGCTCCCGGCCGGTGGCCACATGGGTTTCACCGTGTGCAATGGACAACCAGGTTGTCCATTCTTGGGCCGGCGTGGAATCGGAAAAAGTGCTGCGGAATATCTCCGCGTACTTCTTGGCGAGCGATTGTTCAGCCTCCTCCCGTTTGCTGGGAACCAGGATCGCATGCTGTTTAATTCCCGCCCCCTTTTGAGGGTAGGGTTGTTTCCTGTCCCACTCAGCCAAAGCGGCGCGGACAGGTTTGGTGAGGGGAAATCCCCGCAATGCGGCGGGAAGCCAAACGTAGAGGGCGGTAGACAGGGAGCAGATGCCCTCTTCCGAAAGCCACTCAATGAGGCGGCGGTGTGGCTGCCGGACAAGCGGTGTGCTTGTCAGGACTTCGAAAAGGGATTCCGTGGCCTTGGCATCCTCTTCAATTTGCCAGACAACGCCTAGGTTCGGTCTGCCGCGGAAGGGGATAATTACTAAACTCCCCGCCTGTACTTTGACGTTAGGGGGGACTTTGTATGACCAGCCGGTTGTGGCACGCCGGAGACGGAGGACGGGGACGACAGTTACGGTCATTCCTTTGGCATGAGGGCCAGGTCGCCAAATGAATCCTCGCTGAAGAGGGTTTCAAACTGGCGGATGCGCCACTCGGGGTCTTTTAAGCGGCCAAGTGACTTTTTCCAAGAAGCATAGGTGCGGATGGGGTCACCTGAGAGCACATCGGACCGGGCGCCCGAAATAATATCGTCAGAAGTCTGATAGCTGAAAGCCTCAAAAGCGAGGCGCCGACGGAGTTCACGCTCTACACGCTCTTGGTCCTCCATGCTTTTACGGGCGAGAGGAATAAGGGTTTTGCGCACTTCCTCGATCTGTTCTTTGTCCTGGAGCATGAGGTCAAAGCCATAGATAGTCTCCACGTCAGAGGCATCGCAAAAATGACTAATGCCATAGGTCCATCCTTTGCGCTTGCGGAACTCGTCGTAGAGCGGCCCATGCACATGGTTAACCAGGTATTTGAGGAGGAACATGAGCGCTACAAACTCGTCGTTTGGCAGGGCTGGGCGCATCCAGCTGGAGATGTAGGTTGGGTGTTTTACCCCTTCCAACTCAACGTAGCGGAAGGCCGGGTCAACCCAGTGGGAGGGGGTGAAGTGTTGTGGGAAGTTGGTGCGGTGCGTGCGGATGCTCCCGATCAGCTTTTTAAGCTCGCTAAAGTCACTCTTGCCCACTGCAACCACCTTTGTCCCGCTGTGGAAATTAAAGAGCTGGTGCAGTTCAGCCAGCTTTTCGGGCGTGTACTGTTTAAGGTCTGCGTTGGTGCCAAAAATCTGCTGCAAAGTTACCCAGCTGGAATGGCGGAATTCTGTGTTCACATACTGGTGGATGCGATTGCGGCCAGGGAA
Above is a window of Verrucomicrobiia bacterium DNA encoding:
- a CDS encoding insulinase family protein; translated protein: MYYDPQHFVHEQLPNGIDFYTHTHASSVCFMDIFIPVGSAHATAHGPVPPGSPHFLEHALFLQSKNHAEAHSFDLDLALRGCERTGTTYAFMTRYGMACPLSELTFASNALFETVYEPLFSEECLAPERGVVQNERDREKKYFPGRNRIHQYVNTEFRHSSWVTLQQIFGTNADLKQYTPEKLAELHQLFNFHSGTKVVAVGKSDFSELKKLIGSIRTHRTNFPQHFTPSHWVDPAFRYVELEGVKHPTYISSWMRPALPNDEFVALMFLLKYLVNHVHGPLYDEFRKRKGWTYGISHFCDASDVETIYGFDLMLQDKEQIEEVRKTLIPLARKSMEDQERVERELRRRLAFEAFSYQTSDDIISGARSDVLSGDPIRTYASWKKSLGRLKDPEWRIRQFETLFSEDSFGDLALMPKE
- the def gene encoding peptide deformylase, producing MILPVYVEPQEILRTSAEIIPEVTPELRELAFSMRETMHNAHGIGLAAPQVGRSINMFIAEYVDDEEPADGIPFTAMINPQILWRSTLKSVIEEGCLSIPGVYGNVKRPRKVTVKFTDLEGKQKEITADHLFARVIQHEIDHLKGVLFTDYVNPDKRVFREPPPYPQA